In Staphylococcus lloydii, the following proteins share a genomic window:
- a CDS encoding LysR family transcriptional regulator, translated as METIINEGTITKAANKLYVSQPYLSSFIKNIETEWNIIIFNRKKHPLTFTPEGEVYYKYLQEQERLYHDVTRKITNISNLNSGFLNIGITPTLAFHILHKILPKFMNVFPNIKINLVEGTSQDIENQVLEGKVDLCLNTLPLLNRNIQYTQIYTEPIYLVVPPQHHLYKRIQQNEVNSTEIMSLISHDHFIILKDRYGLKQIINKALETYDIYPNVILETSNVDNAHRLAISAGVLTFIPSSSIEHNSDAIYVELNQSFTNTVVIGYKDTKNLTKVCDEFISLTLKQFN; from the coding sequence ATTGAAACGATTATTAATGAAGGCACAATCACGAAGGCGGCTAATAAACTCTATGTTTCGCAACCCTATCTAAGTAGTTTTATAAAAAACATAGAAACTGAGTGGAATATCATTATTTTTAATCGAAAAAAGCATCCACTTACTTTTACGCCGGAAGGAGAAGTTTATTACAAATATTTACAAGAACAAGAGCGACTTTATCACGATGTAACGCGAAAAATCACTAACATTTCAAATTTGAACTCTGGTTTTTTAAATATAGGTATAACACCTACGTTAGCATTCCATATACTGCATAAAATTTTGCCCAAGTTCATGAATGTTTTTCCGAATATTAAAATAAACTTAGTTGAAGGTACTTCTCAGGATATTGAAAACCAAGTATTAGAAGGCAAAGTAGATTTATGTTTAAACACGCTACCTTTATTGAATAGAAACATCCAATACACTCAAATCTATACGGAACCGATTTATTTGGTCGTGCCACCACAACACCATTTATATAAAAGAATACAACAAAACGAAGTAAATTCAACTGAAATCATGTCACTCATATCACACGATCACTTTATTATTTTAAAAGATAGGTATGGACTAAAGCAGATTATTAATAAAGCTTTAGAAACATACGACATTTACCCTAACGTTATTTTAGAAACTTCTAACGTCGATAATGCGCATCGTCTTGCCATATCCGCAGGAGTTCTGACATTTATACCCAGCAGTTCTATAGAACATAATAGCGATGCCATTTACGTAGAACTAAACCAATCATTTACAAACACTGTTGTTATTGGTTATAAAGACACCAAAAATTTAACTAAAGTTTGTGATGAATTTATCTCCTTAACACTTAAACAGTTTAATTAG
- a CDS encoding MerR family transcriptional regulator, giving the protein MYIKDVAQKTNLEPHTIRYYEQEGLLPFIGRDEHGYRVFKESDLGWFDFINCLKITGMSINDLRKIITMTVNGEKDFDSRRKILLDHKKVLEEQQEALNKAFNKVDVKLQYFNDLEREYEQEQ; this is encoded by the coding sequence ATGTATATTAAAGATGTAGCACAAAAAACAAATTTAGAACCCCATACAATTCGATATTATGAACAAGAAGGCTTGTTACCATTTATTGGAAGAGATGAACATGGTTATCGCGTTTTTAAAGAAAGTGATTTAGGTTGGTTTGATTTCATCAATTGTTTAAAAATAACTGGTATGTCTATCAATGATTTAAGAAAAATTATTACAATGACTGTAAATGGAGAAAAGGATTTTGACTCTAGACGTAAAATTTTATTAGACCATAAAAAAGTTCTAGAAGAACAACAAGAAGCGTTAAACAAAGCATTTAATAAAGTTGATGTAAAACTTCAATATTTCAATGATTTAGAACGAGAATATGAACAAGAACAGTAA